The following are encoded together in the Drosophila takahashii strain IR98-3 E-12201 chromosome X, DtakHiC1v2, whole genome shotgun sequence genome:
- the LOC108060294 gene encoding uncharacterized protein: MFPVKQRSFVMVGVRSFRLGFNYKLMNRTKGCDKTSATVLTSHLSGDRKTELLPEEPRKPEDLLQHLGPQRNELEQRKIRKAQYESHLKELLHQRPSDSELAIQCVPFVKTTTGPENPLKRRYDSPESLLEQVSDPKELAKEIIKLARELHTERQKNEIVMQNFLDLEETLFLKNSASNSAPKKTNNNPDDGKKTK, translated from the coding sequence ATGTTTCCCGTGAAGCAAAGGTCCTTCGTAATGGTTGGAGTGCGATCCTTCCGTTTGGGCTTCAATTACAAGCTGATGAATCGCACCAAGGGCTGTGACAAGACCTCGGCTACTGTGCTCACTAGTCATCTGTCCGGGGATCGAAAGACGGAGCTGCTGCCCGAGGAGCCGCGCAAACCGGAGGATCTGCTGCAGCATTTGGGCCCCCAGCGCAATGAACTCGAACAGCGAAAGATCCGGAAGGCCCAGTACGAGTCGCATTTGAAGGAGCTGCTCCACCAAAGACCCTCCGACTCGGAGTTGGCCATCCAGTGCGTGCCCTTCGTCAAGACCACAACTGGCCCGGAAAATCCCCTGAAGCGGCGTTACGATAGTCCCGAATCGCTGCTCGAACAGGTCAGTGATCCCAAGGAATTGGCCAAGGAGATCATCAAATTGGCCCGCGAGTTGCACACCGAACGGCAGAAGAACGAGATTGTTATGCAAAATTTCCTAGATCTGGAGGAAACTTTGTTTCTCAAGAATTCGGCTTCGAACTCGGCACCcaagaaaacaaacaataatcCCGATGATGGCAAGAAAACCAAGTGA